Proteins encoded within one genomic window of Pongo pygmaeus isolate AG05252 chromosome 6, NHGRI_mPonPyg2-v2.0_pri, whole genome shotgun sequence:
- the LOC129041381 gene encoding small ribosomal subunit protein eS10-like — protein sequence MLMPKKNQIAIYELLFKEGVMVAKKDVHMPKHWELADKNVPNLQVMKAMQSLKSRRCVKEQFAWRHFYWYLTNEGIQYLRDYLHLPLETVPATLCRSRPETGRPRPKGLETEQPARLTRGEANRDTCRHSAVPPGANKKVEAGAW from the coding sequence ATGTTGATGCCTAAGAAGAACCAGATTGCCATTTATGAACTCCTTTTTAAGGAGGGAGTCATGGTGGCCAAGAAGGATGTCCACATGCCTAAGCACTGGGAGCTGGCAGACAAGAATGTGCCCAACCTTCAGGTCATGAAGGCCATGCAGTCTCTCAAGTCCCGACGCTGTGTGAAGGAACAGTTTGCCTGGAGACATTTCTACTGGTACCTTACCAATGAGGGTATCCAGTATCTCCGTGATTACCTTCATCTGCCCCTGGAGACTGTGCCTGCCACTCTATGCCGCAGCCGTCCAGAGACTGGCAGGCCTCGGCCTAAAGGTCTGGAGACTGAGCAACCTGCAAGACTCACAAGAGGGGAAGCCAACAGAGATACGTGCAGACATAGTGCTGTGCCTCCAGGTGCCAACAAGAAAGTGGAGGCTGGGGCTTGGTAA